A region of Dethiosulfovibrio russensis DNA encodes the following proteins:
- a CDS encoding YerC/YecD family TrpR-related protein → MEKWKDRLTDQLCSAVLSLESQEEVYSFLEDIATIGEIRALAQRLEVARLLRDGYTYPQIAQQTGASTATISRVKKFLEYGADGYRIVLERLQKGTKE, encoded by the coding sequence GTGGAGAAATGGAAAGATCGTCTTACCGATCAACTCTGTTCAGCCGTTCTGTCGTTAGAATCCCAGGAAGAGGTCTATTCGTTTCTGGAGGATATCGCCACTATCGGCGAGATAAGAGCGTTGGCGCAACGCCTTGAAGTCGCAAGGCTTTTACGTGATGGTTATACCTATCCTCAGATAGCTCAGCAGACCGGTGCCAGTACCGCCACTATAAGTCGAGTGAAAAAGTTCCTGGAATACGGTGCCGACGGTTATAGAATTGTCCTGGAACGCCTCCAAAAGGGCACAAAGGAATAA
- a CDS encoding pyridoxal phosphate-dependent aminotransferase translates to MSHILRLDKNECPYSIPSYIREDVDRALLSVEPNRYPDPSYGDLRQALGDYVDFSASSIVPGNGGDEILWIIFAAWIKPGDTVLTLNPSFSQYEHMCKVFKARHLSVPMVFDETAFKVSVDEVAFMRAIKEASPSLILLDSPNNPSGVILSDDFIDSVVENSSCPVIVDEAYGEFASRRYLDRFTAKGLPERVSVLKTMSKAWGIAGLRVGYLVTSEKASRFLNDLRSPFNVNVYSETVALTLLKNHSWLEERIKTIVSTREKFRESLAEMSRWKTLASEGNFLLVDSPIPGDELVSLLRDRYAEVKRFALPWQGDWIRVTVGADDEMNRLLSIMGKL, encoded by the coding sequence ATGAGCCATATTTTAAGACTTGATAAGAACGAGTGTCCCTATTCGATCCCTTCGTACATAAGGGAGGACGTCGATAGAGCCCTTCTATCCGTGGAACCCAACAGATATCCCGATCCATCTTATGGAGATCTTCGTCAGGCATTGGGAGATTATGTCGATTTTTCCGCAAGTTCGATAGTACCTGGAAACGGCGGGGACGAAATCCTATGGATAATCTTCGCTGCATGGATAAAACCTGGAGATACTGTGTTGACCTTGAACCCGTCTTTTTCTCAATACGAACACATGTGTAAGGTATTTAAAGCCAGGCATCTCTCCGTTCCCATGGTCTTCGACGAGACTGCTTTTAAGGTCTCGGTAGACGAGGTAGCTTTTATGAGGGCAATAAAAGAAGCTTCCCCGTCTTTGATACTTTTGGATTCGCCCAATAATCCCAGTGGAGTGATTCTCTCCGACGATTTCATAGATTCAGTAGTGGAGAATTCTTCCTGTCCCGTCATAGTGGACGAAGCCTACGGTGAGTTTGCCTCCAGGAGATACCTCGATCGTTTTACCGCAAAAGGCCTTCCCGAAAGGGTCTCCGTTTTGAAGACTATGTCCAAGGCATGGGGTATAGCCGGATTGAGGGTGGGATATCTCGTAACTTCCGAAAAGGCGTCCCGTTTTCTGAACGATCTAAGAAGTCCGTTTAACGTCAACGTATATTCCGAGACAGTGGCCCTTACCTTGCTGAAAAATCATTCTTGGCTGGAGGAGAGGATAAAAACCATCGTCTCGACCAGGGAAAAATTCAGAGAGTCCCTTGCAGAGATGTCTCGATGGAAAACTCTAGCCAGTGAGGGCAACTTTCTCCTGGTCGATAGTCCTATTCCTGGAGACGAATTGGTCTCACTATTGAGGGATCGATATGCAGAGGTTAAGAGGTTCGCCCTGCCATGGCAGGGCGATTGGATCCGTGTAACCGTAGGTGCCGATGACGAGATGAATCGTTTGCTCTCTATAATGGGGAAACTGTAA